The following proteins are encoded in a genomic region of Streptomyces sp. SLBN-31:
- a CDS encoding SulP family inorganic anion transporter produces MSSSALSPAARLRGIRRPSWLSDPKVLRTEVLAGLVVALALIPEAISFSVIAGVDPAIGLFASFTMAVTIAIVGGRPAMISAATGAVALVIAPMNREHGFGYLVATVILAGVFQIALGALGVAKLMRFVPRSVMVGFVNSLAILIFMAQMPEMTDVPWPVYPLIAAGLALMVFFPKVTKVIPAPLVSIVILTVITVAAGIAVPTVGDKGKLPSSLPVPGLPDVPFTLDSLTTIAPYALAMALVGLMESLMTAKLVDDITDTHSSKTRESVGQGVANIVTGFFGGMGGCAMIGQTMINVRVSGARTRLSTFLAGAFLMVLCIVFGPVVSDIPMTALVAVMVMVSFATFDWHSIAPKTLKRMPAGEITVMVITVVCVVATSNLAIGVVVGSITAMVIFAKRVAHLAEVTAVTDPDGTAVVYRVTGELFFASSNDLVGQFDYAGDPGKVVVDLSAAHIWDASSVAALDAIETKYAQRGKTVEIIGLNELSARIHETLSGELAGSH; encoded by the coding sequence TTGTCCTCCTCTGCACTGTCCCCGGCCGCCCGGCTGCGCGGCATTCGGCGCCCATCCTGGCTGTCCGATCCGAAGGTGCTGCGCACCGAGGTGCTGGCCGGGCTCGTGGTCGCCCTTGCCCTGATCCCCGAGGCGATCTCCTTCTCGGTCATCGCCGGGGTCGACCCGGCCATCGGCCTGTTCGCCTCGTTCACCATGGCGGTGACCATCGCGATCGTCGGCGGACGGCCTGCCATGATCTCCGCCGCCACCGGTGCCGTCGCCTTGGTCATCGCCCCGATGAACCGCGAGCACGGCTTCGGCTACCTGGTCGCGACCGTGATCCTGGCCGGCGTCTTCCAGATCGCCCTCGGCGCGCTCGGGGTGGCCAAGCTGATGCGGTTCGTGCCGCGCAGCGTGATGGTCGGCTTCGTCAACTCCCTGGCCATCCTCATCTTCATGGCGCAGATGCCGGAGATGACCGACGTGCCCTGGCCGGTCTATCCGCTGATCGCCGCCGGACTGGCGCTTATGGTGTTCTTCCCGAAGGTCACCAAGGTGATCCCGGCACCACTGGTCTCCATCGTGATCCTGACCGTCATCACCGTCGCGGCCGGAATCGCGGTGCCGACCGTGGGCGACAAGGGCAAGCTGCCGTCCTCACTGCCGGTGCCGGGCCTGCCCGACGTGCCGTTCACCCTGGACAGCCTGACCACCATCGCGCCCTACGCGCTCGCCATGGCGCTGGTCGGCCTGATGGAGTCGCTGATGACGGCCAAGCTGGTCGACGACATCACCGACACCCACTCCTCCAAGACCCGCGAGTCCGTCGGCCAGGGCGTCGCCAACATCGTCACCGGCTTCTTCGGCGGCATGGGCGGCTGCGCCATGATCGGCCAGACCATGATCAACGTACGGGTCTCCGGCGCCCGCACCCGCCTGTCGACGTTCCTCGCGGGTGCGTTCCTCATGGTGCTGTGCATCGTCTTCGGACCGGTCGTCTCCGACATCCCCATGACCGCGCTGGTCGCCGTGATGGTCATGGTGTCATTCGCCACCTTCGACTGGCACTCCATCGCACCGAAGACTCTCAAGCGCATGCCCGCCGGGGAGATCACCGTCATGGTGATCACCGTTGTGTGCGTGGTCGCCACCAGCAACCTCGCCATCGGAGTAGTCGTCGGCTCGATCACCGCGATGGTCATCTTCGCCAAGCGGGTCGCCCACCTCGCCGAGGTCACCGCCGTCACCGACCCCGACGGTACCGCGGTCGTCTATCGGGTCACCGGCGAGCTCTTCTTCGCCTCCTCCAACGATCTGGTCGGGCAGTTCGACTACGCCGGTGACCCCGGCAAGGTCGTCGTCGATCTGTCGGCGGCACACATCTGGGACGCGTCCTCCGTGGCCGCGCTGGACGCCATCGAGACCAAGTACGCTCAGCGCGGCAAGACCGTCGAGATCATCGGGCTGAACGAACTCAGCGCACGCATCCACGAGACGCTCAGCGGGGAACTCGCCGGCAGCCACTGA
- a CDS encoding MerR family transcriptional regulator: MSSEHMQIGEVAARTELSLRTIRHYEETGLVIPSARSQGGFRLYTEADVARLMVIRRMKPLGFTLDEMRALLETTDRLDSGEKLQSGEREELLERIRGFERAAQQRVEDLRTQLSRAEELAATLAQRLAQAADC, translated from the coding sequence GTGAGCAGCGAGCACATGCAGATCGGCGAGGTCGCCGCACGGACCGAGCTGTCGCTGCGCACCATCCGGCACTACGAGGAGACAGGGCTCGTCATCCCGTCGGCTCGCTCGCAGGGCGGTTTCCGTCTGTACACCGAGGCCGACGTCGCCCGCCTGATGGTCATCCGCCGTATGAAGCCGCTCGGCTTCACCCTGGACGAGATGCGCGCCCTGCTGGAGACCACCGACCGGCTCGACTCCGGCGAAAAGCTGCAATCCGGGGAACGAGAGGAACTGCTGGAGCGGATCCGTGGCTTCGAGCGGGCCGCCCAGCAGCGGGTCGAGGACCTGCGCACCCAGCTGTCCCGGGCCGAGGAATTGGCGGCCACGCTGGCACAGCGCCTCGCACAGGCCGCCGACTGCTGA
- a CDS encoding DUF4365 domain-containing protein yields MRAPVVVGGPSYPELTCTTREGRRITPWGGTTERGLGLADPAGLRRALRCPSRSTDRMPQRSVQQRAGFRGEAFVDKAVSDAGHVWNDTKRDFAIDGQIEFVDADREVTGVAVLAQVKGTEVGFRGETAAEFKFTCKADHIAYWLRLGRPVVLICVDLRVQQAWWKRVDTWFADPERRARRVVQFDKAADRFDLDAFSRLSALGVPAGEPLPRLEGSEQLVSNLLMIEGFAPLIYEASTPCRDRGDAWERMRSNGNQFESGFVLAAGRISSLCRLDEGPLAVLCDGPVTSIPTQEWSTTEDPDLQRRFVSLLNFTLRSAHHPELVWHSTKKVVYMQAPPDRSSRKIKGRYRGSRGRAFFTPYFGKDDQTKISFCRHYAAGLYFRRWGEQWFLEINPTYHFTIDGRRDSLYDAEYVQKIKRLERNNAVYQLVRAWADYLQGDDTLFRSRDERIRFGQLLQLDCDAAIDESVWIPQEPAPKPSVNGLAEGLWELPQ; encoded by the coding sequence ATGCGCGCACCGGTCGTTGTCGGTGGTCCCTCCTATCCTGAGTTGACGTGCACCACGCGTGAAGGACGGAGGATCACTCCATGGGGTGGGACAACAGAGCGTGGCCTCGGCCTCGCGGATCCGGCCGGGCTACGGCGGGCACTCCGGTGTCCTTCTCGGAGCACTGATCGGATGCCGCAGCGCAGTGTCCAGCAGCGGGCTGGGTTCCGGGGCGAGGCATTCGTCGACAAGGCCGTCTCCGACGCCGGGCACGTGTGGAACGACACCAAGCGTGACTTCGCCATCGACGGTCAGATCGAGTTCGTGGACGCCGATCGGGAAGTCACCGGTGTCGCCGTCCTTGCCCAGGTGAAGGGCACAGAAGTCGGGTTTCGGGGCGAGACCGCGGCCGAATTCAAGTTCACGTGCAAGGCCGACCACATCGCCTACTGGCTTCGTCTGGGCCGTCCGGTCGTGCTCATCTGCGTGGACCTGCGTGTCCAGCAGGCGTGGTGGAAACGCGTCGACACCTGGTTCGCCGACCCTGAACGCAGGGCACGGCGCGTGGTTCAGTTCGACAAGGCCGCGGACCGCTTCGACCTCGATGCCTTCAGTCGGCTGTCGGCCCTGGGCGTGCCCGCCGGAGAGCCGTTGCCACGGCTTGAGGGAAGCGAACAGCTGGTCTCGAACCTCCTCATGATTGAGGGCTTCGCCCCGCTCATCTACGAGGCGTCCACGCCGTGTCGGGACCGCGGTGATGCATGGGAGCGGATGCGCTCGAACGGCAACCAGTTCGAGAGCGGCTTCGTCCTGGCCGCCGGACGGATCTCCTCGCTGTGCCGACTGGACGAGGGCCCTCTCGCCGTGCTGTGCGACGGACCGGTCACCTCCATCCCGACGCAGGAGTGGTCGACCACTGAGGACCCCGACCTGCAACGGCGCTTCGTTTCCCTGCTGAACTTCACCCTGCGCTCCGCACACCATCCCGAGCTGGTCTGGCACTCCACCAAGAAGGTCGTCTACATGCAGGCCCCGCCCGACCGATCAAGCCGGAAGATCAAAGGCCGCTACCGAGGCAGCCGCGGGCGTGCCTTCTTCACCCCGTACTTCGGCAAGGACGACCAGACCAAGATCAGCTTCTGCCGTCACTACGCTGCCGGACTGTACTTCCGCCGCTGGGGCGAGCAGTGGTTCCTGGAGATCAACCCCACCTACCACTTCACCATCGACGGCCGACGCGACTCTCTGTACGACGCCGAGTACGTCCAGAAGATCAAGCGGCTGGAGCGCAACAACGCCGTCTACCAGCTCGTACGCGCCTGGGCAGACTACCTGCAGGGCGACGACACCCTGTTCAGAAGCCGTGATGAGCGCATCCGATTCGGCCAGCTCCTGCAGCTCGACTGCGATGCCGCCATCGACGAAAGCGTCTGGATCCCGCAAGAGCCAGCGCCGAAGCCGAGCGTGAACGGGCTGGCCGAGGGATTGTGGGAGCTGCCGCAATGA
- a CDS encoding ParA family protein encodes MNENTRHKTLAAATEHVWDAFVIVVGMLKGGTGKTTSAWFIALYYAVVLGLPTLLLDADATSQSAYDWFKVAQAAGFEIPENLVVERYPFDDIAEYIRTKRAEFGAIVVDAGGGSARIFHEAVTEANLLLVPVAPTKIERRKLVATFDEAERAAARNEHGVTAHVVMVKADDRTSLPSRAKDQLLDPDQGEGIGPDRDEAFPLAETTIHSWVHYMEAFGEIPTELSEYANLMKELTQA; translated from the coding sequence GTGAACGAGAACACCCGTCACAAGACCCTGGCCGCAGCCACAGAACACGTCTGGGACGCGTTCGTGATCGTTGTCGGCATGCTCAAGGGCGGCACCGGCAAGACCACCTCCGCCTGGTTCATCGCCCTCTACTACGCCGTCGTCCTCGGCCTGCCCACGTTGCTGCTGGACGCCGACGCGACCAGCCAGTCCGCCTACGACTGGTTCAAGGTCGCCCAGGCCGCCGGCTTCGAGATTCCCGAGAACCTGGTTGTCGAGCGGTACCCGTTCGACGACATCGCCGAGTACATCCGCACCAAGCGCGCCGAGTTCGGCGCGATCGTGGTCGACGCCGGCGGCGGCAGCGCCCGCATCTTCCACGAGGCTGTTACCGAGGCGAACCTGCTGCTCGTGCCAGTCGCCCCCACCAAGATCGAGCGCCGCAAGCTCGTGGCCACCTTCGACGAGGCCGAGCGCGCCGCCGCACGCAACGAGCACGGCGTCACCGCCCACGTCGTCATGGTCAAGGCCGACGACCGCACCAGCCTGCCCAGCCGGGCAAAGGACCAGCTCCTCGACCCTGACCAGGGCGAGGGCATCGGCCCCGACCGCGACGAAGCATTCCCGCTCGCCGAAACCACCATCCACTCCTGGGTCCACTACATGGAGGCCTTCGGCGAGATCCCCACCGAACTGAGCGAGTACGCCAACCTGATGAAGGAGCTGACCCAGGCATGA
- a CDS encoding helix-turn-helix domain-containing protein, with protein sequence MNPEPPVTIDPSEAVTPLSLRKQYESGATVDELVTASGLSYGTVLNRLHDAGTVMRTSWQTRRMRQDPQARKRLAAHLRTLYEQHGATLTELAAGAGETRRAARRLLIEAGGTVRTTQQTLRMRAAARAAERHKLALSLRARYEAGATVPELAREHSYSVATVYRLLHQAGTRMRPQHHHGPAHAPRERP encoded by the coding sequence ATGAACCCAGAGCCCCCGGTCACCATCGACCCGAGCGAGGCGGTGACGCCCCTGTCCCTGCGCAAGCAGTACGAGTCCGGTGCCACGGTCGACGAACTGGTCACCGCCAGCGGCCTGTCCTACGGCACCGTCCTCAACCGGCTGCACGACGCCGGGACCGTGATGCGCACGTCGTGGCAGACCCGCAGGATGCGCCAGGACCCACAAGCCCGCAAGCGACTCGCAGCCCATCTGCGGACTCTCTACGAGCAGCACGGCGCGACCCTCACCGAACTCGCGGCAGGCGCCGGAGAGACGAGGCGTGCTGCCCGGCGCCTGCTGATCGAGGCCGGCGGCACCGTGCGCACCACCCAGCAGACGCTGCGGATGCGCGCCGCAGCGCGGGCCGCCGAGCGGCACAAGCTCGCGCTGTCCCTGCGGGCCCGGTACGAGGCCGGCGCCACGGTGCCCGAACTCGCCAGGGAGCACAGCTACTCCGTCGCCACCGTCTACCGGCTCCTGCACCAAGCAGGCACCCGCATGCGGCCCCAACACCACCACGGCCCGGCCCACGCCCCGAGGGAGCGGCCATGA
- a CDS encoding MarR family winged helix-turn-helix transcriptional regulator, whose protein sequence is MPDSTHHSPSQRRSTQFHDVLGHAQLPSAAADLILLGDLTGRYATGSYSRLASDKRTVMLRGDRQGAAEHGHRITAAIACHVARAGGSVDQLTQLLLHPEHEGGRHTRDIALRSGQARALDYIRRVWASAVQTVSTTLALGSRDHAYELLAALRDRIETTPWRGERGQTALRVLRAHLNFAETAGGPLHHASERQTAEEAGISRTTLRAVYETVLKPGGWLRRLRVGHGREGSTWYLALGSAPSRLWTTQFPPDPALEEWTTPETATTADIDSTVLARLMGYDAFAHHGLGSAALVIISALHLHPDQTAADLVASSSVSRATTYRTLKRLADHGLVQHTGETWALAPRALEGFGIHLPDAANGHTPAQGWAKVAEQHGTWGVAARRKTLHTAERAAYQEALDRLAEHRSRAVVLVRDGRQVLVPAPRPDEIPPTWHAPDGRVLDPATGHPTADWRVATDGRLILITPADQRSYDELAAAHAEALSEWESVA, encoded by the coding sequence GTGCCAGACAGCACCCACCACTCCCCCTCTCAACGACGCTCGACCCAATTCCACGACGTTCTGGGCCACGCCCAACTGCCGTCGGCCGCGGCCGATCTCATTCTGCTCGGAGACCTCACCGGCCGCTACGCCACCGGCAGTTACAGCCGACTCGCCTCCGACAAGCGGACCGTGATGCTGCGCGGGGACCGCCAGGGCGCGGCCGAGCACGGTCATCGGATCACCGCGGCCATCGCGTGCCACGTGGCCCGGGCTGGCGGCAGCGTCGACCAGCTAACACAGCTCTTGCTGCACCCCGAGCACGAAGGCGGACGGCACACCCGGGACATCGCGCTGCGCTCCGGGCAGGCTCGGGCGCTGGACTACATCCGCCGGGTGTGGGCCAGCGCCGTCCAGACCGTCAGCACCACCTTGGCGCTCGGCTCCCGGGACCACGCCTACGAGCTACTCGCCGCGCTGCGCGACCGGATCGAGACCACGCCGTGGCGGGGGGAGCGAGGCCAGACCGCGCTGCGGGTCCTGCGGGCGCACCTGAACTTCGCGGAGACCGCGGGCGGTCCGCTGCATCACGCCAGTGAGCGGCAGACCGCCGAGGAAGCCGGCATCTCCCGCACGACACTGCGGGCCGTCTACGAGACGGTCCTCAAGCCGGGAGGCTGGCTGCGCCGACTACGGGTCGGCCACGGCCGGGAGGGCTCGACCTGGTATCTCGCCCTGGGCAGCGCTCCGTCTCGTTTGTGGACCACTCAGTTCCCCCCCGACCCGGCACTTGAGGAGTGGACCACCCCTGAGACGGCCACAACGGCCGACATCGACTCCACCGTCCTCGCACGTCTGATGGGCTACGACGCCTTCGCCCATCACGGCCTCGGCAGCGCCGCCCTCGTGATCATCAGCGCCCTGCACCTGCACCCCGACCAGACCGCTGCCGACCTCGTCGCTTCTTCTTCGGTCTCTCGCGCCACCACCTACCGGACCCTGAAACGCCTCGCCGACCACGGTCTCGTCCAGCACACCGGGGAGACCTGGGCCCTGGCGCCACGTGCGCTGGAGGGCTTCGGAATCCACCTCCCGGACGCCGCCAACGGCCACACGCCGGCACAGGGCTGGGCCAAGGTCGCCGAGCAACACGGCACCTGGGGCGTCGCGGCCCGGCGCAAGACCCTGCACACGGCGGAGCGTGCGGCCTACCAGGAGGCACTGGACCGGCTTGCGGAGCACCGCAGCAGGGCTGTGGTGCTCGTCCGCGACGGCCGCCAGGTCCTGGTCCCAGCACCTCGCCCCGACGAGATCCCGCCCACTTGGCACGCCCCCGACGGGCGCGTCCTCGACCCGGCCACAGGACATCCGACCGCCGACTGGCGGGTCGCCACCGACGGCCGCCTGATCCTCATCACGCCCGCCGACCAGCGCAGTTACGACGAGCTGGCCGCTGCCCATGCCGAAGCCCTCAGCGAATGGGAGTCCGTCGCATGA
- a CDS encoding trypco2 family protein, which produces MIELSDLIRELRQELYAAMADGPPGPMRFELGPVEIEASVVVDREAGAGGKVRFWVIEANADAKSAASQTHRINLTLQPRLVAPDGTHRSVLITGDEAEGER; this is translated from the coding sequence ATGATTGAACTGTCCGACTTGATAAGGGAGTTGCGGCAGGAGCTGTACGCCGCGATGGCGGACGGGCCTCCCGGACCGATGCGATTCGAGCTCGGTCCGGTGGAGATCGAGGCAAGCGTGGTCGTGGACCGTGAGGCCGGGGCCGGCGGCAAGGTCCGCTTCTGGGTGATCGAAGCCAACGCAGACGCCAAATCGGCGGCTTCGCAGACTCATCGGATCAATCTCACCTTGCAGCCGAGGCTGGTTGCGCCGGACGGGACGCACCGCAGTGTCCTGATCACGGGAGACGAGGCCGAGGGCGAGCGCTGA
- a CDS encoding effector-associated domain 2-containing protein, which produces MRERSSARVRNELIAAITRVLTTSETMRRQAGADMVLQDLAAELGPSMVIDPRQDAPLTLWMRQLVKSCAAADEGLQTLARCVDYAEQGSETALAVWRLVDEWEAAAFFENADLHPLRPVLHSIHSTSLLTRLARRASHARTQELEAWCSTGWEVFLHLAGDNAAADELPPAMAFLALVAEYLVKDGRTKEAEELRRWNRRQAQLRGLTDEMTNWQHDTYDPPSEPALHPAYLLIQLEPDGVDLDSYYLSHWRQSDSDGWHPIPGETLKLKRTELPAAVDRLIEQAEERWADLRQPVIIEYILPWELLDEPVEWWNKELDAPIPTPLVMDYTVVLRSFERLRKGAWHRPWNNRWRQLKDSPAHSRSHWSTPEGSAFHLERELKEDEQIVCLVLSESPRTDSPTARQEFVAALRAGIPALLWDRSGSGVPFREAAADIVRDGGLAGLLDRTRRWRNAALALGPEGWNDHVGRHLALLLDDPERLPGPSAAAGGPGSS; this is translated from the coding sequence GTGAGGGAGCGCAGCTCCGCACGGGTACGCAACGAGCTCATCGCAGCGATCACCCGCGTACTCACGACGTCGGAGACGATGCGCCGACAGGCCGGCGCGGACATGGTGCTACAGGATCTCGCTGCGGAGCTGGGGCCGAGCATGGTCATCGACCCCCGCCAGGATGCCCCGCTGACGCTGTGGATGCGGCAGTTGGTGAAGTCCTGTGCGGCTGCCGACGAAGGTCTGCAGACTCTGGCTCGTTGCGTCGACTACGCCGAGCAGGGCTCCGAGACCGCGCTTGCCGTTTGGCGGCTGGTGGACGAGTGGGAAGCGGCGGCATTTTTCGAGAACGCGGATCTGCATCCCCTGCGCCCGGTCCTGCACAGCATCCACTCAACATCGCTCCTGACGCGGCTGGCCCGCCGAGCCAGCCACGCGCGCACGCAGGAACTCGAAGCCTGGTGCAGCACCGGTTGGGAGGTTTTCCTGCACCTGGCCGGGGACAACGCGGCCGCGGATGAGCTGCCCCCCGCCATGGCGTTCCTGGCTCTTGTCGCCGAGTACCTGGTCAAGGACGGCCGCACCAAGGAAGCCGAGGAGCTGCGGCGTTGGAACCGCAGACAGGCCCAACTGCGGGGACTGACCGACGAGATGACCAACTGGCAGCATGACACGTACGACCCACCGAGTGAACCCGCGCTCCATCCCGCGTACCTGCTGATCCAGTTGGAGCCCGACGGAGTCGACCTTGACAGTTACTACCTGTCGCATTGGCGTCAATCCGATTCGGACGGCTGGCACCCGATACCCGGTGAGACCCTGAAACTCAAGAGGACCGAGCTTCCCGCCGCAGTGGATCGCCTCATTGAGCAAGCCGAGGAACGGTGGGCAGACCTGCGCCAGCCTGTGATCATTGAGTACATTTTGCCCTGGGAACTACTTGACGAGCCCGTGGAGTGGTGGAACAAGGAACTTGACGCCCCCATTCCGACCCCCCTGGTGATGGACTACACCGTGGTCCTGCGCTCGTTCGAACGACTACGCAAGGGGGCGTGGCATCGCCCCTGGAACAATCGCTGGCGCCAATTGAAGGACAGTCCTGCCCACAGCCGCTCGCACTGGAGCACGCCGGAGGGTTCTGCCTTTCACCTGGAACGAGAGCTCAAAGAGGACGAACAGATTGTCTGCCTCGTCCTCAGTGAATCGCCCCGTACCGACTCGCCCACGGCCCGTCAGGAGTTCGTGGCAGCTCTGCGAGCGGGCATCCCTGCCCTTCTGTGGGACAGGAGCGGCTCGGGAGTGCCCTTTCGTGAGGCAGCCGCGGACATCGTCCGTGACGGCGGCCTTGCCGGACTGCTGGACCGGACCCGCCGTTGGCGCAATGCAGCGCTGGCGCTGGGGCCCGAGGGATGGAACGACCATGTCGGCCGGCATTTGGCACTGCTCCTGGATGATCCAGAACGACTGCCAGGGCCCTCTGCCGCAGCAGGTGGGCCGGGCAGCTCCTGA